The Amycolatopsis solani genome has a window encoding:
- a CDS encoding helix-turn-helix transcriptional regulator, translating to MTDDITKLGSMLRTWRGRVSPDSVGLPGGHRRRVAGLRREDLAQLAGISVDYVVRLEQGRHVSPSAQVTAALARALQLTEAERDHLYRLAGLAPPSSAEVSDHIPPGLHRIVNRLGDAAAAAVFAADWQLIWWNRSWAALLGDPSTTPAPLRNFARDTFPVDGATPCLSRWPVLSLSQPEVEASIVSDLRRATGRFPGSGRLEGLIRDLMGNPRFAELWASGAVSAHREEHKIVHHPTTGPIAVDCDVLTDGDAEHKIVVLTAAPGTADETNFRLAVVSGTSSTAGVKQPLS from the coding sequence ATGACCGACGACATCACGAAGCTGGGCTCGATGCTGCGAACCTGGCGCGGCCGCGTTTCACCGGATTCGGTGGGACTGCCCGGCGGTCACCGGCGCCGGGTTGCCGGTCTGCGCCGGGAAGATCTTGCCCAGCTCGCGGGCATCTCGGTCGACTACGTGGTCCGCCTCGAGCAGGGCCGCCACGTCTCCCCCTCGGCGCAGGTGACCGCGGCACTGGCCCGTGCCCTGCAGCTCACCGAAGCCGAGCGGGACCACCTCTACCGGCTGGCCGGGCTTGCCCCTCCCTCCAGTGCAGAGGTTTCCGACCACATCCCGCCTGGCCTGCACCGCATAGTGAACCGGCTCGGCGACGCCGCGGCCGCGGCCGTCTTCGCCGCGGACTGGCAGCTCATCTGGTGGAACCGTTCCTGGGCGGCGTTGCTGGGTGACCCGTCGACGACACCGGCGCCGCTGCGCAATTTCGCTCGGGACACCTTTCCCGTTGACGGAGCGACCCCGTGCCTGTCGCGCTGGCCGGTGCTCTCGCTCAGCCAGCCGGAGGTCGAGGCTTCCATCGTGTCCGACCTGCGCCGTGCCACGGGGCGGTTCCCCGGAAGCGGCCGCCTCGAGGGCCTGATCCGGGACCTGATGGGAAACCCGCGCTTCGCCGAACTGTGGGCGTCCGGAGCGGTCAGCGCCCACCGCGAAGAGCACAAGATCGTCCACCACCCCACGACCGGCCCGATCGCCGTGGACTGCGATGTCCTGACCGACGGCGACGCGGAGCACAAGATCGTCGTCCTCACCGCGGCTCCCGGCACCGCGGACGAAACGAACTTCCGGCTCGCCGTGGTATCCGGTACCTCGTCCACAGCGGGAGTCAAGCAGCCCCTGTCGTGA
- a CDS encoding serine hydrolase domain-containing protein — MTEIHGFADEGYGLVADAFQANFDRGTETGAAVAVYDRGRLVVDLHAGVADATTGHAWTADTVAVGFSVTKGLMALTGYLAQQRGLLRFDDPVVSVWPEYGRQGKEHTTVRDVFAHRAGVIALDADLTFDDIVGWEPVVRAIENQRPQFKPGREFGYHALTYGWLTGEILRRATGLRPGGLIAEYLAKPLAAEAWIGIPPEVESRVARIHPAPELTGPETAALMARIMSMPSFIRSVTLGGVFPPRFLDGGDHDFNSSALHAAEVPAANGITSPTALARIYAAAVSAVDGRPRLLSDESIEDALTPRSTGPGWSGVLTPPGIRYSTGFLINGTPRLLSEHSFGHDGANGGLAFADAQAEIGFAYLNNQLANPIDERADRLTAALGTALHLDARQGVAR; from the coding sequence ATGACCGAGATCCACGGTTTCGCCGACGAGGGCTACGGCCTGGTCGCCGACGCCTTCCAGGCCAACTTCGACCGCGGTACCGAGACCGGCGCCGCGGTGGCCGTCTACGATCGCGGCAGGCTCGTCGTCGACCTCCACGCCGGCGTCGCCGACGCAACTACCGGGCACGCCTGGACAGCTGACACCGTCGCCGTCGGGTTTTCCGTCACCAAGGGCCTCATGGCGTTGACCGGATACCTTGCCCAGCAGCGCGGGCTCCTCCGCTTCGACGACCCGGTCGTGTCCGTCTGGCCCGAGTACGGCCGGCAGGGCAAGGAGCACACGACGGTCCGTGACGTCTTCGCCCACCGTGCCGGGGTGATCGCGCTCGATGCCGACCTCACCTTCGATGACATCGTCGGCTGGGAGCCGGTCGTCCGCGCCATCGAGAACCAGCGCCCGCAGTTCAAGCCCGGCCGCGAGTTCGGCTACCACGCACTGACCTACGGCTGGCTCACCGGTGAGATCCTGCGGCGCGCCACCGGATTGCGGCCCGGGGGTCTGATCGCGGAGTACCTCGCCAAGCCCCTGGCCGCGGAGGCGTGGATCGGGATCCCGCCCGAGGTCGAGTCCCGCGTCGCACGGATCCATCCCGCACCGGAGCTCACCGGTCCGGAAACGGCCGCGCTCATGGCGCGGATCATGAGTATGCCGTCCTTCATCCGGTCGGTGACCTTGGGTGGCGTGTTCCCGCCCCGGTTCCTCGACGGCGGCGACCACGACTTCAACTCATCAGCCCTGCACGCGGCCGAGGTCCCCGCGGCCAACGGCATCACGTCACCCACCGCCCTGGCGCGGATCTACGCCGCCGCTGTGTCCGCTGTGGACGGCCGGCCGCGCTTGCTCAGCGACGAGAGCATCGAGGACGCGCTGACCCCCCGCTCCACCGGGCCCGGTTGGTCCGGTGTGCTCACGCCGCCCGGCATCCGGTACTCCACCGGATTCCTCATCAACGGAACGCCCCGGCTGCTCTCCGAGCACTCTTTCGGCCATGACGGCGCCAATGGCGGTCTTGCTTTCGCCGACGCCCAGGCGGAAATCGGTTTCGCCTACCTCAACAACCAGCTGGCCAACCCCATCGACGAGCGGGCGGATCGCCTTACGGCCGCGCTCGGAACCGCACTGCACCTCGACGCCCGCCAAGGCGTCGCCCGGTAG
- a CDS encoding MFS transporter — MSNSTEPGTVPATRWWVLATIGIAQLMVVLDTSIVNIALPSAQADLGFSDSARQWVVTAYALAFAALLLLGGRLSDLFGRKRAFLVGIVGFAAASALGGAAGSFGILVTARTLQGAFAALLAPAALSLLNTTFTDPHERTKAFGVFGAIGASGTVVGLLVGGALTQVLDWRATMYVNVVFSAIALAGGALLLSNRRDAAGAALDLPGTILVSAGLFSLVFGFSNVGTYAWSSPLTWGFLLAGVVLVTAFAGWQTRARHPLLPLRVLTDRDRAASFATLLITGAALFGVLLFLTYYLQHDLGFGPIETGLAFLPMIAVMMVVAQVATGKIVPRTGPKIVLPIGYLLGAVGLVWLARITVESRYPTDVLPPLLLIGAALGSVIPPAISLATAGVAAADAGVTSATVNAMQQVGGSIGTAVLNTLATSAAASYLVGKDATDPAVVTQSDLAGYSTAFAWAAGLFLTGGVVTAVVYRRKSSGRDES; from the coding sequence ATGAGCAACTCCACCGAGCCGGGCACCGTCCCGGCTACCCGGTGGTGGGTTCTCGCCACCATCGGAATCGCCCAGCTGATGGTGGTGCTGGATACGTCCATCGTGAACATCGCACTGCCTTCCGCGCAGGCCGACCTCGGGTTTTCCGACAGTGCCCGGCAATGGGTCGTCACCGCCTACGCGCTGGCCTTCGCCGCCTTGCTCCTGCTCGGCGGCCGGCTTTCGGACCTCTTCGGCCGCAAGCGGGCCTTCCTCGTCGGCATCGTCGGATTCGCCGCGGCGTCCGCGTTGGGGGGAGCCGCCGGGAGCTTCGGCATCCTGGTCACCGCACGAACCTTGCAGGGTGCCTTCGCGGCGCTGCTCGCACCGGCGGCGTTGTCGCTGCTGAACACCACGTTCACCGACCCGCACGAGCGGACGAAGGCGTTCGGCGTCTTCGGCGCGATCGGGGCGTCGGGAACCGTGGTGGGCTTGCTGGTCGGCGGTGCGCTCACCCAGGTTCTCGATTGGCGGGCCACGATGTACGTCAACGTCGTCTTCTCCGCGATCGCGTTGGCCGGCGGGGCGCTGCTGCTCAGCAACCGGCGCGACGCCGCCGGCGCCGCACTGGACCTGCCGGGGACGATCCTCGTTTCGGCGGGGTTGTTCAGCCTCGTCTTCGGTTTCTCGAACGTCGGGACGTACGCCTGGAGCTCACCTCTGACGTGGGGGTTCCTGCTCGCGGGTGTCGTGCTGGTGACGGCGTTCGCGGGGTGGCAGACGCGAGCGCGGCACCCACTGCTGCCGCTGCGCGTGCTGACCGACCGCGACCGCGCCGCTTCCTTCGCCACTTTGCTGATCACCGGTGCGGCGCTGTTCGGCGTGCTGCTCTTCCTGACCTACTACCTTCAGCACGACCTCGGCTTCGGCCCGATCGAGACCGGCCTGGCGTTCCTGCCGATGATCGCCGTCATGATGGTCGTGGCCCAGGTCGCGACGGGGAAGATCGTTCCTCGTACCGGCCCGAAGATCGTGCTGCCCATCGGTTACCTCCTGGGCGCCGTCGGTCTGGTCTGGCTGGCCCGGATCACGGTCGAATCGCGGTATCCCACGGATGTTCTCCCGCCGCTGCTGCTGATCGGTGCCGCGTTGGGCAGTGTGATCCCGCCGGCGATTTCCCTGGCCACCGCCGGCGTCGCCGCCGCCGACGCGGGCGTGACCTCCGCGACGGTCAATGCCATGCAGCAGGTCGGCGGCTCGATCGGCACCGCTGTGCTCAACACCCTCGCCACGAGCGCTGCCGCGAGCTACCTCGTCGGCAAGGACGCCACCGATCCGGCGGTCGTCACGCAATCCGACCTCGCCGGGTACAGCACGGCCTTCGCTTGGGCGGCCGGGCTTTTTCTCACCGGCGGTGTCGTCACCGCAGTGGTGTACCGCCGCAAGTCTTCCGGACGGGACGAATCATGA
- a CDS encoding class I SAM-dependent methyltransferase produces the protein MTTDPARHPIALAQLLDLDGEVLQTYLADLTAWLASLFGRRPAHIIDLASGTGTGALALARQFPAASVTALELSPQLLHRLREQASSQGVGDRVRGIQADLDQPWPPMDGADLVWAASALHHLADPGKAFARAFQALRPGGWTAVTEMDFFPRLLPEDVGVGRPGLESRLHAALNTRPPWDWSGHLAAAGFVAVATRPFVVDLEPPLPPATGQYAHASLSRLRTPASGLLAADDLAALDVLLDPDHPLGVLRRPDLTVRTTRTTWVGRRP, from the coding sequence ATGACCACCGACCCCGCTCGCCATCCGATCGCCCTCGCGCAGTTGCTGGACTTGGACGGCGAGGTCCTGCAGACGTACCTGGCGGACCTCACCGCCTGGCTGGCGAGCTTGTTCGGGCGCCGGCCCGCGCACATCATCGATCTGGCGAGTGGAACCGGAACGGGCGCGCTCGCGCTGGCCCGGCAGTTCCCCGCGGCGTCGGTGACGGCGCTGGAGCTGTCCCCGCAGCTGCTGCACCGGCTGCGGGAGCAGGCGAGCTCGCAGGGGGTCGGCGACCGGGTCCGCGGCATCCAAGCCGATCTGGACCAACCCTGGCCGCCGATGGACGGTGCCGACCTGGTCTGGGCCGCGTCCGCGCTGCACCACCTGGCCGACCCCGGTAAGGCGTTCGCCCGGGCTTTCCAGGCGCTGCGCCCCGGCGGCTGGACGGCAGTGACCGAAATGGACTTCTTCCCCCGGCTGCTCCCCGAAGACGTCGGCGTCGGCCGCCCCGGCCTGGAATCCCGCCTGCACGCGGCGCTGAACACCCGGCCGCCGTGGGACTGGAGCGGTCACCTGGCCGCCGCGGGCTTCGTGGCGGTGGCCACGCGGCCGTTCGTCGTCGATCTGGAACCACCCCTGCCGCCGGCCACCGGGCAGTACGCGCACGCGAGCTTGAGCCGGCTTCGAACGCCCGCGAGCGGTCTGCTGGCCGCCGACGACCTGGCCGCACTCGACGTCCTCCTCGACCCGGACCATCCCCTCGGCGTCCTGCGGCGTCCGGACCTGACCGTGCGGACGACCCGGACGACCTGGGTCGGCCGTCGTCCCTGA
- a CDS encoding helix-turn-helix domain-containing protein, with translation MKQEADLDTTVRMRIRSLRKARGWSLDTLAERAFMSPSNLSRIETGARTLSLHQLTALARALNISLDQLTESEDDADVVIRPQQDKHRGLTTWLLTRADSPGHTVAKMRITDESLEPASTHLGVHPGRDWFTVLSGTVTLLLGARAIRVETGDAAEFSTMTPHAIKAHGGPAEILCILDREGQHSHLDPAK, from the coding sequence ATGAAGCAAGAAGCGGACTTGGACACCACGGTGCGCATGCGGATCCGGAGCCTGCGAAAGGCCCGCGGCTGGTCCCTGGACACCCTCGCCGAACGGGCCTTCATGAGCCCGTCGAACCTGAGCCGCATCGAAACCGGCGCCCGGACCCTCAGTCTGCACCAGCTGACCGCCCTCGCCCGGGCGTTGAACATCTCGCTCGACCAGCTGACCGAGAGCGAGGATGACGCCGACGTCGTCATCCGGCCCCAGCAGGACAAGCACCGCGGACTGACCACCTGGCTGCTGACCCGCGCGGACAGTCCCGGCCACACCGTCGCCAAGATGCGGATCACCGACGAAAGCCTCGAGCCCGCTTCGACCCATCTCGGCGTCCATCCCGGCCGGGATTGGTTCACGGTCCTGTCCGGCACGGTCACGCTGCTGCTGGGCGCACGCGCCATCCGCGTCGAGACCGGCGACGCGGCCGAGTTCTCGACGATGACACCGCACGCCATCAAGGCCCACGGCGGACCGGCGGAAATCCTGTGCATCCTCGACCGCGAGGGTCAGCACTCCCACCTCGACCCCGCCAAGTGA
- a CDS encoding inositol monophosphatase family protein, whose translation MSQDLVRAVTAAVRQAGARLLKRYSTAARQPGLPELLADLRANDLTVVDVLEPALAEILPEARWLNDEHGSGPLPDGAWWLIDPVGGNLNAVHGMTDWNIGVSLVRDGRPVLAVLYFPLLDEMFTATDGGGAFVDGVPLRVSGKQSLDGAVTGTGQAQPGTTVALADRTAASFAAMSKAALYVRISVPVSHQLAQVAAGRMDLHWQFDNVRAHAGGVLLVREAGGVVTDLDGKPWSVTSESYLAAAPGVHAAALEVLTA comes from the coding sequence ATGTCTCAGGACCTGGTTCGTGCCGTGACCGCCGCCGTCCGCCAGGCGGGCGCCCGGCTGCTGAAGCGCTACTCCACCGCCGCCCGCCAGCCGGGGCTGCCCGAACTGCTCGCCGATCTCCGCGCCAACGACCTGACCGTCGTCGACGTGCTGGAACCCGCGCTGGCCGAGATCCTGCCCGAAGCGCGCTGGCTCAACGACGAGCACGGTTCCGGTCCGTTGCCCGACGGTGCGTGGTGGCTGATCGACCCGGTGGGCGGCAACCTCAACGCCGTGCACGGGATGACCGACTGGAACATCGGGGTCAGCCTGGTCCGCGACGGCCGTCCGGTGCTCGCGGTGCTCTACTTCCCGCTGCTGGACGAAATGTTCACCGCCACCGACGGCGGTGGTGCCTTCGTCGACGGCGTGCCCCTGCGGGTTTCCGGCAAGCAGTCGCTCGACGGCGCGGTGACCGGCACCGGCCAGGCACAGCCCGGCACGACGGTCGCCTTGGCCGATCGCACGGCCGCCTCGTTCGCAGCGATGTCGAAGGCCGCGCTCTACGTCCGGATCTCGGTGCCGGTGAGCCACCAGCTCGCCCAGGTCGCGGCGGGGCGGATGGATCTGCACTGGCAGTTCGACAACGTCCGGGCCCACGCCGGCGGTGTGCTGCTGGTGCGGGAGGCGGGTGGGGTGGTCACCGACCTCGACGGGAAGCCGTGGTCGGTCACGTCGGAGAGCTACCTGGCCGCCGCGCCGGGGGTGCACGCCGCCGCGCTCGAGGTCCTCACCGCCTGA
- a CDS encoding NADPH-dependent F420 reductase → MTSIGILGAGRVGTNLARALAGAGHRVTLGVRENDEVTNTAPAGGTSISHADHATTARTADVVINATPGDSALERLTALRAELADKILVDVSNATVDGADGLPGDLCYPGSSLAEQLQAALPGTQVVKTLNTMLFMVMTAPAALSTPPTAYLSGDDERAKKTVAGLLGDLGWEPAWIEDLGDITTARATEAMILVVPHIVRRNGFTPFAVSLAR, encoded by the coding sequence ATGACCAGCATCGGCATCCTGGGCGCCGGCCGCGTCGGCACCAACCTCGCCCGCGCCCTCGCCGGGGCGGGCCACCGCGTCACGCTCGGCGTTCGCGAGAACGACGAGGTGACGAACACGGCACCCGCCGGGGGAACGTCGATCAGCCACGCCGACCACGCCACCACCGCCCGCACCGCGGACGTCGTGATCAACGCGACCCCCGGCGACAGCGCACTGGAGCGGCTCACCGCCCTGCGGGCCGAACTGGCGGACAAGATCCTCGTCGACGTCTCCAACGCCACCGTCGACGGGGCCGACGGCCTGCCCGGCGACCTGTGCTACCCCGGCAGCAGTCTCGCCGAACAGCTGCAGGCCGCTTTGCCCGGCACCCAGGTCGTCAAGACCCTCAACACCATGCTGTTCATGGTCATGACCGCCCCCGCGGCGCTGAGCACCCCGCCCACCGCCTATCTGTCCGGAGACGACGAACGGGCCAAGAAGACCGTCGCCGGTCTTCTCGGTGACCTGGGCTGGGAGCCCGCCTGGATCGAGGACCTCGGTGACATCACCACCGCGCGCGCCACCGAAGCGATGATCCTCGTCGTTCCGCACATCGTGCGCCGCAACGGGTTCACTCCCTTCGCGGTGTCCCTCGCCCGCTGA
- a CDS encoding MFS transporter, translating to MRRSSRVSTWAPFAHAAFRILFVAQLVANVGRLMQAAGSAWAIQENDGSPLQVSLIQTATYVPLVALGFLAGTLADRLDRRRLLVACQAWMALSAAALFVATWLGWTDPLVVLALTFAIGLGTAIAAPTWAAVQPSLVPRHLVGRAVALNGLTFNVAQAAGPAIAGLVIAALGTQWVFLVNAVTLACTVPAVLAWQAPAPPARPAESFGQSLRAGLRSVVVAPQRRILARYATFVVPATAVMALTPVLAGERLGLTGGGFGVLLAAFGAGAALAVTIWPRVESRGEEWGLVASAVVLALALVTAALGTQPVVAGAALLAAGAAFTLGSTSAFVAAQRVADDAMRARIMAAYTVTSGAVVAAGSAGWGLVARTGLVGAFAIAAVLAVITVAAHFRWPLPAKPEDAT from the coding sequence TTGCGCCGCTCTTCGCGGGTTTCCACCTGGGCGCCGTTCGCGCACGCGGCGTTCCGGATCCTGTTCGTGGCCCAGCTGGTCGCCAACGTGGGACGGCTCATGCAGGCGGCCGGCTCGGCCTGGGCGATCCAGGAGAACGACGGCTCGCCCTTGCAGGTCTCGCTGATCCAGACGGCAACCTACGTCCCCTTGGTGGCGCTGGGGTTCCTCGCCGGCACCCTCGCCGACCGGCTCGACCGGCGGCGGTTGCTCGTGGCCTGCCAGGCGTGGATGGCGCTCAGCGCGGCCGCGCTGTTCGTGGCCACCTGGCTGGGCTGGACCGACCCGCTGGTCGTGCTGGCGCTGACCTTCGCCATCGGGCTCGGCACGGCGATCGCCGCGCCGACGTGGGCGGCCGTGCAGCCGTCGCTGGTCCCTCGGCACCTCGTGGGCCGGGCGGTCGCGCTGAACGGGTTGACGTTCAACGTCGCCCAGGCCGCCGGCCCGGCCATCGCCGGCTTGGTGATCGCCGCCCTCGGCACGCAGTGGGTGTTCCTCGTCAACGCCGTCACCCTCGCCTGCACGGTGCCGGCCGTCCTGGCCTGGCAGGCTCCCGCTCCGCCGGCGCGGCCCGCGGAGTCCTTCGGGCAGTCGTTGCGCGCCGGTCTGCGCAGCGTCGTCGTCGCGCCGCAGCGCCGGATCCTGGCGCGCTACGCGACCTTCGTCGTGCCGGCGACCGCGGTGATGGCGCTGACACCGGTCCTCGCCGGGGAACGGCTCGGCCTCACCGGTGGCGGTTTCGGCGTGCTGCTGGCCGCGTTCGGTGCCGGAGCGGCGCTGGCGGTGACGATCTGGCCGCGCGTGGAAAGCCGCGGGGAGGAGTGGGGGCTGGTCGCCTCGGCCGTCGTGCTGGCCCTCGCGCTGGTGACGGCGGCCCTCGGCACCCAGCCGGTCGTCGCCGGCGCGGCCCTGCTGGCCGCGGGCGCCGCCTTCACGCTGGGCAGCACGTCCGCGTTCGTCGCGGCGCAGCGAGTGGCCGACGACGCGATGCGTGCCCGGATCATGGCGGCCTACACGGTGACCTCGGGCGCGGTGGTCGCCGCGGGGAGCGCGGGGTGGGGCCTGGTCGCCCGCACCGGCCTCGTCGGCGCCTTCGCGATCGCCGCCGTGCTGGCCGTGATCACCGTGGCCGCGCACTTCAGGTGGCCACTGCCCGCGAAGCCGGAGGACGCGACCTGA
- the hcaB gene encoding 3-(cis-5,6-dihydroxycyclohexa-1,3-dien-1-yl)propanoate dehydrogenase: MPGRLAGLSALVTGGGSGLGRAVVDRYLAEGARVTVLERSEEKLHDLAAAHGDRVRGVHGDVTSGRDNETAVEAAVSAFGGLDTFVGNAGLWDFNRPLLDLPMAELESGFRELFDVNVKGYVVGARAAAGALADRGGSMIFTLSNAALYPGGGGVLYTASKHAGVGVVSQLAYELAPRVRVNAVAPGGMATDLRGPAALGLGDRAISDVLPAAEQLRRYSALDVSATAEDYVGPYVLLAARGESRTVTGTVFDASHVGTPRRPGAGR, from the coding sequence GTGCCCGGCCGGCTCGCGGGGCTCTCCGCCCTCGTGACCGGTGGCGGTTCCGGCCTCGGCCGCGCCGTCGTCGACCGGTACCTCGCCGAGGGCGCCCGCGTGACCGTGCTCGAGCGGTCCGAAGAGAAACTGCACGACCTCGCGGCCGCGCACGGTGACCGCGTCCGGGGTGTGCACGGCGACGTCACCTCCGGCCGCGACAACGAAACCGCGGTCGAGGCCGCCGTCTCCGCCTTCGGCGGCCTCGACACCTTCGTGGGCAACGCGGGGCTGTGGGACTTCAACCGGCCGCTGCTCGACCTGCCGATGGCCGAGCTCGAAAGCGGGTTCCGCGAGCTCTTCGACGTCAACGTCAAGGGGTACGTCGTCGGCGCCCGCGCCGCGGCCGGAGCCCTGGCGGACCGGGGCGGATCCATGATCTTCACCCTGTCGAACGCGGCGCTGTACCCCGGTGGCGGGGGAGTCCTGTACACCGCTTCGAAGCACGCGGGGGTGGGGGTCGTTTCCCAGCTGGCCTACGAGCTGGCCCCGCGGGTCCGGGTCAACGCGGTCGCGCCGGGCGGCATGGCGACGGACCTGCGGGGACCGGCCGCACTGGGGCTGGGGGACCGGGCCATCAGCGACGTGCTGCCCGCGGCGGAGCAGTTGCGCCGGTACTCCGCGCTCGACGTGTCGGCGACCGCGGAGGACTACGTCGGCCCCTACGTGCTGTTGGCCGCCCGCGGCGAATCCCGGACGGTGACCGGGACGGTCTTCGACGCCAGTCACGTCGGGACCCCACGCCGTCCCGGCGCGGGTCGTTGA
- a CDS encoding alpha/beta fold hydrolase, translating into MTAPSPELTHESTYRLVDTADYRIQVNEAGEGHPLLLIHGTGPGATGWSNFEPNIRELAASFHCVAVTMPGWGDSSPQDLKTGRDQGRAVLQLMDAMGIDRAAVVGNSMGGAIGMVLATEHPERVSKLIMMGSGIWGVNVMAPSGLSEGMQCIFNAYEDPSPENFQKLVRTMCFDPSFATRELAEERSRTALSKPEHLRNWLDLMRSGAGGTGFLQAGQKMAESEVPTLLVHGRDDRTAHYEMSLRAHAMIPDSRLLMFNRCGHWAQLEHAAEFNAAVKHFLERV; encoded by the coding sequence GTGACTGCACCGTCTCCGGAACTGACCCACGAATCGACCTACCGGCTCGTCGACACCGCCGACTACCGGATCCAGGTCAACGAGGCAGGCGAGGGGCATCCGCTCCTGTTGATCCACGGCACCGGCCCGGGCGCCACCGGGTGGTCGAACTTCGAGCCGAACATCCGTGAACTCGCCGCGTCCTTCCACTGCGTCGCCGTGACGATGCCCGGCTGGGGGGACTCCAGCCCCCAGGACCTGAAGACCGGGCGCGACCAGGGCCGGGCCGTGCTCCAGCTGATGGACGCGATGGGCATCGACCGCGCCGCCGTCGTCGGCAACTCCATGGGCGGCGCGATCGGGATGGTCTTGGCGACCGAGCACCCGGAGCGGGTCTCGAAGCTGATCATGATGGGGTCCGGGATCTGGGGCGTGAACGTCATGGCTCCCAGCGGGCTGTCCGAGGGGATGCAGTGCATCTTCAACGCCTACGAAGACCCTTCGCCGGAGAACTTCCAGAAGCTCGTCCGGACGATGTGCTTCGACCCCTCGTTCGCGACCCGTGAACTCGCCGAGGAGCGGTCGCGCACCGCGCTGAGCAAGCCCGAACACCTGCGGAACTGGCTCGACCTCATGCGCAGCGGTGCGGGCGGGACCGGGTTCCTGCAAGCGGGGCAGAAGATGGCCGAGTCCGAGGTGCCCACCCTGCTGGTGCACGGGCGGGACGACCGCACCGCGCACTACGAGATGTCGCTGCGCGCCCACGCCATGATCCCGGACTCCCGCCTGCTGATGTTCAACCGGTGCGGCCACTGGGCGCAGCTCGAGCACGCGGCGGAGTTCAACGCCGCGGTGAAGCACTTCCTGGAGCGTGTCTAG
- a CDS encoding NAD(P)/FAD-dependent oxidoreductase: MTRSSCVIVGASAAGVSAAVRMRRLDYPGTITLVDADPRLPYERPPLSKALLDAETAGLVPIQPAETYRDLDIDLRLGARAVEVDPARLTVRLGDGDVLKSGRLVLATGVRPRKLTVKGADAANVLSLRDAADAGRIGAHLGRGGPLVIVGGGFIGLELAAVAVDRGIEVTVVEAQPHPLAHVLGPDVAALVTGLHREHGVRLLSGVTVAEFLGPAGRVDEIRLSDGRRLPAAAVVVGVGVEPRHELARSARIDTDDHGIPVNEFGQTSRAWIYATGDVASQFHPDLPRRGRIEHWDAALRHGAAVGSTLAGEPVRYTDPPYAWSDQYGATLQLVGRARPTDELVLREGAAPGRFLAFWLRHGRIGAVAGMGASREIGVVKRLMAAGVPIGSEQLARSGTNLRTLLKARPTLPGSRRANQQIGEL, from the coding sequence GTGACCAGGTCGAGCTGCGTCATCGTCGGTGCGAGCGCGGCCGGGGTGTCCGCCGCCGTCCGGATGCGGCGGCTGGACTACCCCGGAACCATCACGCTCGTCGACGCCGATCCGCGCCTGCCGTACGAACGGCCGCCGCTGTCCAAGGCGCTCCTGGACGCGGAGACCGCCGGACTGGTGCCCATCCAGCCGGCGGAAACCTACCGGGACCTCGACATCGACCTGCGTCTCGGCGCGCGTGCCGTCGAGGTCGACCCGGCACGGCTGACCGTCCGGCTCGGCGACGGGGACGTCCTGAAGTCCGGGCGCCTCGTCCTGGCGACCGGTGTCCGCCCGCGGAAGCTCACGGTGAAGGGCGCCGACGCGGCCAACGTGCTGTCGCTGCGCGATGCCGCCGACGCCGGACGCATCGGCGCCCACCTGGGCCGCGGCGGCCCGCTGGTCATCGTGGGCGGTGGCTTCATCGGGCTCGAACTCGCGGCGGTCGCCGTGGACCGTGGCATCGAGGTCACCGTGGTCGAAGCGCAACCCCACCCGCTCGCGCACGTCCTCGGACCGGACGTGGCCGCGCTCGTGACCGGCCTGCACCGCGAACACGGTGTCCGGCTGCTGTCCGGCGTCACCGTCGCCGAGTTCCTCGGCCCGGCGGGCCGGGTGGACGAGATCCGGCTCTCCGACGGGCGACGTCTGCCGGCCGCGGCGGTCGTGGTCGGCGTCGGTGTGGAACCGCGCCACGAGCTGGCCCGATCGGCCCGCATCGACACCGATGACCACGGCATCCCCGTCAACGAGTTCGGGCAGACCAGCCGCGCCTGGATCTACGCCACGGGCGACGTCGCCAGCCAGTTCCACCCGGACCTGCCGCGGCGCGGGCGGATCGAGCACTGGGACGCCGCGCTGCGGCACGGCGCGGCGGTGGGCTCGACCCTGGCCGGCGAACCGGTCCGCTACACCGACCCGCCCTACGCGTGGTCGGACCAGTACGGCGCGACGCTGCAGCTCGTCGGGCGGGCGCGGCCCACCGACGAACTGGTGCTGCGCGAGGGCGCGGCCCCGGGCCGGTTCCTCGCGTTCTGGCTGCGGCACGGCCGCATCGGCGCGGTCGCCGGGATGGGCGCCTCCCGGGAGATCGGCGTCGTCAAGCGGCTGATGGCCGCGGGAGTCCCGATCGGCAGCGAGCAGCTGGCCCGCTCCGGCACGAACCTGCGCACGCTCCTGAAAGCGCGTCCCACCTTGCCCGGCTCGCGCCGGGCCAACCAGCAGATTGGCGAGTTGTGA